The genomic interval GACCGCACCCCGTTCAACGAGACCTTCCGCAAGCCATTCGACTCAGCTTTGCTGGCCGAACGCATTCGGACCCTCGTCGGTCGGAAAAAACAATTGGCTTGAAGAACATAGATGAATCGTCCGGAGAACGATCTGTTGTGACCAGGGACGGGTCCGCAGCAGGTTCGCGTTGCCAGACTGATGAGCGGCAGGCGTCGATGATCGGCCCCTGCCGCTTTTTTCGTTTTCACATTTTCTGAAACTGGCTCGCGACACCGGCGGCAGGCCAACAGCACCTGGCCAGACAGCCCCGGGATGTCGCAGCGGCCCCGCGCACGCGTGTATTGGTACCGGCCGCGTTATCGCACATTTGCAGCAACCATTCGTCGCTATTGCCGCCCGCTGGTCGACACGACCGATCTGACCGCGGCGACATCGCGCTGCAGTTGTTCCACCAGATCCCTGACCGACGGAAATTTCTTTACGTCACGCAGCCGTGACACAAAATCGACATTCAGCGTCTGATCGTACAAGTTGCCCGTGTAGTCCAGCAGGTGGACTTCGACTTTCTTGGCGGATTCTCCAAATGTCGGATTCGGACCGATGTTCACCGCGGCAGGGTACTGGATCCCCCCGACCATCGTGACAGCGACATAGACCCCGTGTCCGGGAATCAGGTTCGCACAGTCCACAAGATTCGCCGTAGGAAAGCCCAGTGTTCGCCCGCGTTCGGCTCCATGCCCCACCTTCCCTGTCAGTCGATAGGGGTGCCCCAGCAGACCGACTGATTCGGTGATGTCACCCGCATCGATCAATGACCGGATGACACTGGATGAAACGAGTTGCTGATCGACGATGACCGGTTGGATCACATCGAGAGTCAATTGATGAGCGGTACAGAACTGTCGCAAGACGGTGATGCTGCCCGCGCGGTTTCTGCCAAAGAAGAAATTAGGACCTTCGACCAGACCGCGTGCCTGAAGTTCCGTCCGGATGATCGTGTGGAAAAAGTCTTCCGCCGTCATTGTCAGGAACCGCGGTGTCGTGGGCAGCACGATCACACAATCGACACCGAACTTTTGCAGGAGCTCGGCACGATGCTCGATGGTGGTCAGACGCGGTGGTATTGCATCGGGCCGCAACAGTTCGATCGGATGGGGATCGAACGTCAGCGCCACCGCGGGCACCTGTTGCGCGCGAGCGCGGGCGACCAGAGTGGACAGCATCGACTGGTGGCCACAATGGACCCCGTCGAAGTTTCCGATGGACACAAAACCGTCGCGGTACGACGCGGGAGACTCAAACCCGTGCAGCACGGTCATTGAGGGCTGACTTTCCAAATCGACGAGCCGCTTCGGGCGACTCGTATGACGTTCAGGCTCACGCCATTTCCTCTTCAAACAAGGCAAGGCTGGCGGTGAACCCGTGAATATAGTTCTTACCACCGACAGGCCCAAGTTCTCCCTGGGCAAAAATCCCCACAAGCGGCATCGGCCCCAGTTGTGCTTGAATCAGACTGGCATCATGGTTCGGCTGGGAAAACATGCGCGTCCCGCGACCATTGCAACTGAATAGCAGACCGGCAGCGGGCAGTCGAGGAGACTCGGACAAATGCCGTTCGAGTAACCGCTTCAGGTCGGCATCCGCCGTTTCCCCATCGCGAATCTGGAACTGCACGGTCTGACCGACTCGAATCGTGCCGCCGGCTTTCAGCGCACCGGATTTCTTGTCGACGCCCATGACATTCAGAATCAGGAAGTCGCCGCGATGAAACGTTTCTTGATACTCGTTCAGCGCAATACCGATATGCACGCCCCCCTCTACCAGTTTCTGGTCTCGAGGCGGAAGCATGTGGTAAAGCTCTTGCAACCGCTGCATGGGCGAAGAACCGCCCATCTCGTACACAACATTGCGTTCGGCTTTGGTGACAACAAATGGCGCACCAATTGGACGGCACCCCTGCGAGACGACCGTTCGAATCCGTGGCCCACCCCGGATGACGACCCCAATCGCACCGCGGTCAATCTCGCGATCATTCAAAAACAACCGATTTTCCCCGGGATTGCCCCCACTGGCCATACCGCCCACCACGGGGATATCAGGCAACTCGTCAGCCAGAAGATCCAGGACCGATTGTGGGACCGAACTGAACGGTTCACCCAACAGCAGTACCGCACGTGTTTCCGACGTCGCCGAGGTCAGATCGTCGGGAAGTCCGCCGCACATCACTCCGTCGGGCGTATTCTCGAACTCAAGCTGAAACGGCAGCAGATCGGCGCCCGACAGGACACCGCTTAACAAAGAAATTGCGGGACCGTCTTCATGTTCGCGAGCCCCCCCGATGACGGTTTCGCCCGTACAACCCAGAACCAACCCGCCGCCAAGACGTTCGCGAACCGTGGCTGCCAGAGTCGCGAATTCACTCGCGTGATGGTGCGTCACAAACACCAGCGTCAAATCGGGAACGCATCCCAATTCATCAGCGATGACCTGAGTCGTCTCTTGAATCGCAACTTTCAGATTCGACTTGTCAGACACTGCAGCGGCAAACGGCATTTCCTGATCCGATCCATCGACAAAAAATACGGATTCCTTATCTCCTGGCCCGATCCGAACCAGCGACACTAACGAGAACAGCATCCGACGTTCAAGGGACCCGCGATATCAAGTGCGGCGTCCCGCAACGAATGGCGACAAATTTTCGCAAGCATCAAGAGATCCATTGATGCACAACATCCGATGTGTCACCTTTTGATTGGGTACGGCCTCGATCAAGACGATTCGACTTGTTACTGTCCCCGGGGACATTTACAGCACGATTGTCGGCCAATTTGGCTTCAAGTTGTCTGCAAAACAGCCTTTTCAGTGCCACATTTGTCACTTCGTGTTTTCCTAGATTCAAAATGCAATGGCGAGCACCGACGAGTGACGAGAGTCCGTGACTTCCCCCCAGGCGCATGCCATGTCGTCTCTCAATGATCGATCGTAAAGCGTGACGAGGAGATGTTGTGATGAATCGTGTTCGCGGGTACGTGTTCGCAGCGACAACAACCTTGGTCACCCTCGGGACCGCGGCCTCGATTGTCGCGCAAGAGATGATTGGTGCGAAGCAGGTAATCCTTCGCGCGCAGAAGCAAAAGAATGATGGAAAGTCACCCGACGACACCGGTACCGTTCGGAAGTCGCTCGAGAACTTATCGGACCAATTGAAGAAATTGCCTCCCGACGAGGCCGCCGCGTTGTGGCTCGAAGCCGCCGACCGGGTTCATTCGGCGCAACAATTCAATGCGACGGAGACCGAACCGGGGTTTGCGACTCTTGTCGCCCTTTTGCCTGCCCCGTCCGTCTGGCCGGAAATTTCGCGGCAGATCGATGCACGCAAGTTTCCCGCAGAAGAGTCGGCACGTATGCGTGCGATCGCCATGCGCATGTTGGGGCATCGACTCAATGGACAATACGACGCGTTAAAGCAGGACGTCAAAGACGGCATGTCGATCGTCGATGGTAAGAAAAAGCAAAAAGGATTTTTCAGCCGCCTGCTTCAATCGTCGTCTGACGACCAGAGCTTCCTCCGCGATCAACAGAGACGTGAACTTCGCAAAATTCAAAATCAATTTGAACCGCATTCAGGGCTCGAAGCGTTCCGCGACGAACTCGATGAGGCGGAAAAAGAGAATGGTCACTATCTCGCGATTCCCGACCTGGTGCAGATGGCAGACCGAGAGGCCGCGGCACCGCTGCTCAAGCGCGCACTGCTGCTTCCGAACGCCAATTTGCGATTTTACAATCTGGATCGCAACAATCGTGGCCAAGACAATCCGACAATCGTTCTGGCGCGCGAACTTGTCCGCGAAAACCTCGACCAAATCACGCAAAAGCACTGGGGGCTGTGCGAATCGTTCGACACCACAGACTTGTTTGAAGCGTTCTCCAAGAAGAATGTCACTGGCAGGCCAGACCGACACTACGATTCGAAGAAGGCGTCGGTCTGGTATGTGTTGGGATTGATCGTTCACGATCGTGGCGATGGCATTGAAAAATTCATGAAGGAGTTCGTTGACGAGGGTGGTGATCTGACGAGTCTTGCCTCGAGCCTTCAAAACACCTTAACCAATCACATTCTGCCCTACTCGAATCGCGTTGCCGACGTCACCAAATTCTGCGAGTTCTTCGCCAGCTCACTCGATGATCATCCAGAATTTCCTTTCTGGGATTCGTACCTGCATCTCGCCGCGACCCTCGGCAAAAGTCGTGAGCCCCTCGAGTTGATCGAGACGGTTCTGCAGCGTCGCGATCTTCCCGAGACGAGTCGTCCCCGTCTGGAACGCGTGCTCGCGGATGCGCTGCTCAGTACGGATCGAGTCGATGAGGCCGTGGCGATTTACTTGAAACTTCTCGCCCAGGCAAACGAGCAGAAGCCAATTCCATCGGGCGACCATCCGCCAACCGCGGCGAAGATTGGCCTGCGAATCGCGCGACTCGGTATTTTGATGAACCGTCCCGAATGGATCCAGAAGGGAACGGACGTGTTCCGCGCGGACACGATGGACGCCGAATCGTCAGACGACGAGTATTCAGAGCAAGAAAGCCAACTGAAATCGATTGTTCAACTCTTGAATGAACTCGATCAGTCCGCGCGGGTCGAGCGATTGCTCACAGCGAGACTCACTCGTCAGGTCACCGCGATTCAAGAGCAAGAACTCGGTCACGGTCACGGCATCTCGCAAGGTGCCGCTGACGGTTCGTTGCAGCTTCTCGTCGCAAGCTATCATGCGGCGGGACGCTGGCAAGACATTGTTGACCTTCTCGAGACGGCCCCCTGGTGGAATGAATCCGATCTTTCCGAATGGTTTGACGGATCGCACTATCACACTTTCGGTGGTTCGCACGGCGAACCAAAATCCCTGCCACTCCCCTTTCTTGCAGCCGATGCTCTCGCCAATGTGGCCCGAACAGCCGAGGCTCGCAAAATTGCCGAAGCCATCGTCTGGCAGTGGCCTGGCTTTGACGCAGGTTGGAAATTGGCGCTGGAACTGGAGGGGGACGACTTCCCTGCTCTGGCCGACAAGATTTTTGCCAGCGATCAATTTGAAGAACGCCCCTTGATTTGGCTGGCGCGTTATCACCTGGACCGGAAAGACGTTGGCAAAGCGGAAGAATTGATCCGCCGCGCCATCTCGATTGATCCGTCTGACGGGGAACAAGGTCGCGGCGATCGCATGAGGGCCTATGCCATCCTGGCTGAAATTCTCCGTCAGAAGAACGACGAACAAACCGCCGCCGTCTATGAAGGGGCCGTTCGCGCCATACGTCTCGCCGAACGGGCCGACGAGTTCTACGGCGCTGGATTACTCAAACGCGGCATTCAGATGTACCTCGAGAGTCTGACGCATTTCGCGGATGCCTATTGCATTCAATCACGGCTGGCCGTGCAACTCTCCAAACAAGGCGACCTTGAAGGCGCCGCGAAGCACTATCAGCGAGCATTTGAGTTGATGCCCGACAGCTTTGGACGTGTCGAAAGCCACTGCTTTGGTTGTGAAGGAGCGTTTCGCGGGGATCTTGCGGAAACCATTGCGACACGTGTGTTCACGAAGCTACTGGCCGATCAGCCGAAAAACCCCAAAGTCCATTATTTGATGGGGTATTTGCGATCGTCACAGGGACGCAATCGTGACGCGATCGAGGCATACCAAAATGCCACGGCGCTTGACCCCGACTATCTGAATGCCTGGCGATCGTTGATTTCGGCCGCCGAAAGCG from Schlesneria paludicola DSM 18645 carries:
- a CDS encoding bifunctional riboflavin kinase/FAD synthetase, with protein sequence MTVLHGFESPASYRDGFVSIGNFDGVHCGHQSMLSTLVARARAQQVPAVALTFDPHPIELLRPDAIPPRLTTIEHRAELLQKFGVDCVIVLPTTPRFLTMTAEDFFHTIIRTELQARGLVEGPNFFFGRNRAGSITVLRQFCTAHQLTLDVIQPVIVDQQLVSSSVIRSLIDAGDITESVGLLGHPYRLTGKVGHGAERGRTLGFPTANLVDCANLIPGHGVYVAVTMVGGIQYPAAVNIGPNPTFGESAKKVEVHLLDYTGNLYDQTLNVDFVSRLRDVKKFPSVRDLVEQLQRDVAAVRSVVSTSGRQ
- a CDS encoding FIST signal transduction protein, whose translation is MLFSLVSLVRIGPGDKESVFFVDGSDQEMPFAAAVSDKSNLKVAIQETTQVIADELGCVPDLTLVFVTHHHASEFATLAATVRERLGGGLVLGCTGETVIGGAREHEDGPAISLLSGVLSGADLLPFQLEFENTPDGVMCGGLPDDLTSATSETRAVLLLGEPFSSVPQSVLDLLADELPDIPVVGGMASGGNPGENRLFLNDREIDRGAIGVVIRGGPRIRTVVSQGCRPIGAPFVVTKAERNVVYEMGGSSPMQRLQELYHMLPPRDQKLVEGGVHIGIALNEYQETFHRGDFLILNVMGVDKKSGALKAGGTIRVGQTVQFQIRDGETADADLKRLLERHLSESPRLPAAGLLFSCNGRGTRMFSQPNHDASLIQAQLGPMPLVGIFAQGELGPVGGKNYIHGFTASLALFEEEMA
- a CDS encoding tetratricopeptide repeat protein, with the protein product MNRVRGYVFAATTTLVTLGTAASIVAQEMIGAKQVILRAQKQKNDGKSPDDTGTVRKSLENLSDQLKKLPPDEAAALWLEAADRVHSAQQFNATETEPGFATLVALLPAPSVWPEISRQIDARKFPAEESARMRAIAMRMLGHRLNGQYDALKQDVKDGMSIVDGKKKQKGFFSRLLQSSSDDQSFLRDQQRRELRKIQNQFEPHSGLEAFRDELDEAEKENGHYLAIPDLVQMADREAAAPLLKRALLLPNANLRFYNLDRNNRGQDNPTIVLARELVRENLDQITQKHWGLCESFDTTDLFEAFSKKNVTGRPDRHYDSKKASVWYVLGLIVHDRGDGIEKFMKEFVDEGGDLTSLASSLQNTLTNHILPYSNRVADVTKFCEFFASSLDDHPEFPFWDSYLHLAATLGKSREPLELIETVLQRRDLPETSRPRLERVLADALLSTDRVDEAVAIYLKLLAQANEQKPIPSGDHPPTAAKIGLRIARLGILMNRPEWIQKGTDVFRADTMDAESSDDEYSEQESQLKSIVQLLNELDQSARVERLLTARLTRQVTAIQEQELGHGHGISQGAADGSLQLLVASYHAAGRWQDIVDLLETAPWWNESDLSEWFDGSHYHTFGGSHGEPKSLPLPFLAADALANVARTAEARKIAEAIVWQWPGFDAGWKLALELEGDDFPALADKIFASDQFEERPLIWLARYHLDRKDVGKAEELIRRAISIDPSDGEQGRGDRMRAYAILAEILRQKNDEQTAAVYEGAVRAIRLAERADEFYGAGLLKRGIQMYLESLTHFADAYCIQSRLAVQLSKQGDLEGAAKHYQRAFELMPDSFGRVESHCFGCEGAFRGDLAETIATRVFTKLLADQPKNPKVHYLMGYLRSSQGRNRDAIEAYQNATALDPDYLNAWRSLISAAESESGLLTPEQLEDATLQIFRLDPRGIHAHADMKYVRDLKRLWTALHDRGESVTSKTPEHLLSLVASAKGRQTEHSPHGVKILFDRHQQDQHNPLSSHPDVAAIISLLEILSQGL